TTCGGGAAGTAGTCATCGCTGTCCCAGATGGTGATGAGGTTCTCAGGACCGGAGTCGGAGGTCACCAGCCACTTGCCGTCGCCGTCCGCTGCGATGCAGTTCACCATATGCCTCTACAAGTAACTCTACGTTGCCTTCATTCGGATAAGACTAAAATATGGTGTTTGGAGTTCAGTGCCATTAAAGGCAAAGTAACGACACGATATTAAAATTGTCACCAGGCCAGAATAGCACGCTAGACTAaaggccagttgcaccaaccacgaTTGCCAGACTGATCAACGCcactcccatacaataaaattttgcgaacgTTTTAACGGaaacagacggtttggtgcaaccgacccctAGCGTGTTGCACCAAAATCAAtcgttaaatttaattattagcATTCTATATAACGTATTTTAAAGAAGAGAGGCTTTCCATTATGCACAAATGGTAGTAATTAAATGACTCATTAATTACGTGTCCCTGCAAGATCCTCATCTGATTGGTGGTCCAGTTGTACAGAATGCCACAGTTGCATGCCGCGTAGAACACCGTGGTGCTGCCGCGTGAGTTAAGATTGATCACGCCTGCTTTCGGATTCCAGCCTGATATCCACCGGAGGCtctggaatatttttttctttatacgATAAGCAAGGAATTCTCAGAAAATATATCAGCGATTGCGACCCACGCCCTTTTAgtgtattaataatatatatggaGTCGTGGGTCTTAGCAATTAGGCCGCAATGGCTGGTGATGTAAATCTTACAAAAGGCGACGGCTTGTGGTGGTAGTCGGAAAATTGTGATGAGTGTTTCCGTATCTGTGAGAGAGACAAGCTGTACAATCTCCTTTCTTCAGAATTCTTCCCACCATCCGGACGCACGTTCGGAACCGAATGAAACTTCTCCTTACTGTCTTCCTTGATCTTGGATTCTTCCTTGCTCATTGTTTCTAAAAGTACGTAACCCAAAAATCTTAATTATTTCGTAAGCACTTTTTGTTTACGAAATTAGCGCTTCAAAATATCAATGTCGTTTTCCAATGACAAGACATATTTGACACCAAAGAGACGTTACAAACAAAGTCATGGCAAGGTGGTTAGAAATGAGGTTTAATGTTAGGGGGCGAAATAAGGACTTTCTTCAGGACGGCTTCTTCAAAATAAATTTGAGTTCTAACTGCAATTCACAAACTGTTCATGAACTTATATTGCAGTTGTAAAATTAAGATAATCTCGATGTAAGTATTCGAGAGATCCGGTAGAGAAGGATCTAGGAAGGAGCCAGGCCAGGGCCAGGCTCGGATATCTTTAAATTGGAGAGGAATAGATAGGCAAACAGCCTCGATAAAATCGATTAGATGGGGACCTCTTCTGATCCCGTCAGATTGTGAATCGAGTTTAATTTGCtaagttaggtacttaaaagGTAGATAAGTACTTATTTGTTACAATGTTACTAAAGGTTTCTTTACAAGACCTTTGACGATGCttagaaaataaacaaaacatcTTCATACGGCCATGGACTTAAGGGCAATAACCAAATCGGTTCCTGGCCACTATCTGCAGTCAAAGGTCACTGGAGTGCATCACTTGTGGTATCAGTGCTTTGTGTCCCGCCGCCATGGGCAGATGTCTGCTGTTATGTCTGCTCCTGGTTGTTTCTGTGGAGTGTCGGACGATCTATGTTGAGGATGCCAGGCCCACGGAGGAAGAGGTTAGTGTGTCTTATCAGTAGGCAACCGTATTTACTTTAGCGCCAATTATAAATAGGGACATCGTACGAGAAGAAAAAATGTGTGTAAAtatagtaagtaagtacctattgataATGTATCAATTACATTTATGAGAATTATGAGTAAGTATTATTTGAGTCATATCCTTTCGCAGTTGCGTATACATGCGTATGTATACGAGTAGGCCCAGTCAACTTTTCATTATCAGTTAATGTAACAAAGCAGAAAGTATTTTGAGAACCAATGGTTAATAGAAGTAAATAACACTAATATATTAATTCCTACCTAATATTGGTACCTGGCTAAATAGTTATAGCAAGTCTACTTACTTAAATTGTTAAATGCAGGTGTCGTTCATGAAGCGATACGGTTACCTGCCAGAAGTAGCCGAGGGGTCATCGTCTCTGGACTTCTCTTACACGCCGCTCTCCATCACCGAGGCGGTGCGGCGGCTGCAGGCGTTCGCTGGCCTCACGCCCAGCGGAGTCATCGACAATGCCACGAAACAAGTTAGTGCCTGAGAAGGTAGAAAATAGTTAGGTGTGTCATGtggcttaaaactgaataattaAAGATAAAGCCAATAAGAAGGAGCTGTACAAGGGTGACCTCTCTGTGTCATCACACGTATCCCAGTGAGCTCTTACTAATCTTTTTTTCTTTCCAGGGATTCCTTCCTACGAGTCAAACGCGACTACCATTTGACTTATTAACCTCAGCTAAAATCTTACGATTATGCCATTTTTTTTAGGATTTTTTCTTAAGCAAAACGCTACAACTAGAGCCTACGAAATTTTGGTTTGAGAGTCTTGCCTTAAACCACCAAATTCTTATCCTAAACTAACCAagcttttgtatttttagttgTTCAAGAAAAAACGATGTGGCGTCAAAGACATCATTACCACATCGTCCAGATCAAGACGATACGTCACACGAGAAGCATGGACCAAGAAACACATTACGTACAGGTAagcaaatataaaaatttgccATATTACGACGGAATTTTACACGCTTACCTACACAATAAGTTGTATAGGGCACCATGCAGGGCAATGCAAATTCCAAAGCCAATGGTTGAGCCAATATTGGCAGTGTATTACGTGACATTTTTTACGTTTTTTAGGGTGCTCAACGGCTCGAGAACGTTAGAGAAGCACCGAGTGGAACGCCAGATGGCAGCCGCGCTGGCGGTGTGGGCGCCGCACGCAGGGCTTACTTTCACTCGCCTGGACACGGGGAAGGCCGATATTGAAATCTCTTTCGTCACTTTGGACCACGGGGACGGGTAAGTCCAGTGTCTTGTAAAACATAGCTGATAGCTAAGACTATgtatttcatttaataaatacaaatgttACAGGTCTCCATTCGACGGCCCAGGACAGGTGGTGGCGCACGCCTTCTGCCCTCCGCTCGGTGATCTGCATTTTGACGATGATGAGGTAGGTACTAACTTCTTTTTAAGTAACCCCAATTCCGTTTTTGTAACGTAAAATGTTCAACTCCGGTGAAAAGTGTAATAGGGTTTAAGGGATTTATTCTGACTACGGTAGACGTCTGCTACACGTCTACCTGAGCTGAAACTTTTGTCTCTCAACGGCCGATAATAATGCAGTCGATAATGCAAAATTTTCCATCTCCGTAGATCTGGAGCGAGTACCCCGCCGAGGACGAGGAAGACGAGGAGTCGACGGACTTGTTCGCCGCGGCCGTCCACGAGATCGGGCACGCGCTCGGCCTGGCGCACTCGGACGTGAGGGCGTCGGTCATGTACCCGTACTATCGGGCGCGGGTGCAGAGCCTGTACGAGGACGATATTTTGGGCATGCGGGCGCTTTACAGTTAGAGTATACATACTTAAGCATATGCGTTTTCGAATGATTTACAACCCTTAAATCCGAACTCGAGGATTCCCGTACATCATCTGAATAACGTAGTATTCTAGTATTTATTAACTTCTTAAAGGGGCCACTGTGATTAACCTAGTCCTGCGTAGAAATTTGTTTGTAGGTGTGGTCACCTCTctttgcagctgactgtacattgcaATAAATTTTTTCTCAACGCGCAATTGGGATCCGTATTGTATATGGCTTTCAATTTCTCATATTACAGTGAAAGACCAGCAAGCCGCGACCTCCGCTCTCACCGTACAAACAGAGAACCCGATGGCGCCGCGGTTCTCCCTAGACCCTGGCGTTACTGATGAGGAGGACGTCCCCGACCTGTGCTACACCAACTTCGACACCATTCAGGTGTTGCAGGGGAAGATCTATGTTTTCGAAGAGGAGGTAAGATCAACCTAACTCATAGCTCGCCTGGACACGAGGAAGGCTGACGATGTGGTGTAAGCGTGACAGCGTTACGcacgtacctacataattatatatagcGAAGACCCGCTTGCACAACGGAGCCGCGTCCAGTTCCGCATGAAATGCGAAGATCGCCGTAAGTGGCGGTGGGCAGGGTGGAGCCCATCGCTCATATACCCTTTGACCGTTGGGGCAGAAAGGTTGAAATACCGATACGAGCTGTAGGCCGCATCCAGTGAAGGTTCCAAAAAAGATTGATCGGTCAAGATGGTAGGGAACCGTGAGGATTATAGATAGGagctgtacctatacatgaccGCTCGATGTCATATTTTCAGGAGTGACGGACATATTTTTGACCGATATATAtactatactgggtcaagcagatcttgtcagtagaaaaaggcggcaaatttgaaaaatgtaggcgcgaaaggatatcgtcccatagaaaatttgaatttcgcgcctttttctactgacaagatttgcttgaccatctatattaagtctattaactataataataagatGATTTTAACTTTAGCGATTATTGTTAATAAAGGACTAATTAAGTCCAGATTTTCTAACACTTAAAAGTCTTAAGTGATGATAATTACTTAGTCCacggttaaaaataaaaaacgttGTTGACAGTGGATGTGGGTGCTCAGCGAGCGAAAGGAGATTGATCCGGGGTATCCGAAGCGCTTCCACGACGTGTTCATTGGCTTGCCAGAACACGTCGACGTAGTTAGAACCATTTACGAGAAACGGAATGGAAACATCGTCATATTCAAAGGTAATTTAACAATCTGTGTCCGTACtttttccaaaacattt
The Cydia splendana chromosome 8, ilCydSple1.2, whole genome shotgun sequence genome window above contains:
- the LOC134792645 gene encoding matrix metalloproteinase-2-like; its protein translation is MGRCLLLCLLLVVSVECRTIYVEDARPTEEEVSFMKRYGYLPEVAEGSSSLDFSYTPLSITEAVRRLQAFAGLTPSGVIDNATKQLFKKKRCGVKDIITTSSRSRRYVTREAWTKKHITYRVLNGSRTLEKHRVERQMAAALAVWAPHAGLTFTRLDTGKADIEISFVTLDHGDGSPFDGPGQVVAHAFCPPLGDLHFDDDEIWSEYPAEDEEDEESTDLFAAAVHEIGHALGLAHSDVRASVMYPYYRARVQSLYEDDILGMRALYMKDQQAATSALTVQTENPMAPRFSLDPGVTDEEDVPDLCYTNFDTIQVLQGKIYVFEEEWMWVLSERKEIDPGYPKRFHDVFIGLPEHVDVVRTIYEKRNGNIVIFKDKQYWEFGPNFRLIKRGRLRDYRLPGRLRELTTVFLSNYNNKTYLIDSERFWRFNEDTWTMDKGYPKSMSVWRDLPYPVDSAIIWKGDTYFFRGPRFWRFDNVQVRAHPYYPLFTAQIWFPCQPTPDMEQYTKNED